A stretch of the Cyprinus carpio isolate SPL01 chromosome B4, ASM1834038v1, whole genome shotgun sequence genome encodes the following:
- the LOC109072284 gene encoding myelin-associated glycoprotein-like — METLVMFLLTGSLIQGVLCSYKINLPNRVEALKGSCVFIPCTFDIGQNLKNDLTDSAKRKWFKGKTLQFDSSSPNNGPLKGEIFGTATQKNCTTCFDNISQSHKGSYYFRLEGSDTLQYSYKEPKHSQVQIVVLESPPKPTLRVFKDQQELMKMMEVIEGSSVNLRCSTKIFCPSRPPSLRWSSSLNENVTEKQYQNQTELISDLNLTVSHRHHRVTFTCTATHQLQQPITTQESWMLLVQYAPRNTSVTINPVGLVLEGRSVTLSCSSNANPAVNYTWYRDTNGLLNPVQTGPNLTINDTDSTHSGQYYCTAENKRGTQNISLLLDVQFAPKISSSCSRNSAMACVCEAHGNPCPTLEWRLSGHVLYNSTETSISEETLGSTGVKGVLTTHRSLKDTDILQCFSANIYGSASQQFQAVPPPKETSFHYPSVLLGAAVIASVMMSVCIMKLCYERKRKEKPSETTSGLILTHTTVALDNDGQFVDVNNGMPSSTALSAPESLHYSSINFINTEPPSGEIRGIASLTSEYAAVQDHPAGAAENNNSTSEAEPKKQKMTAEITDTPSEDVIYENTSHRYRQKEPLVSADCR; from the exons ATGGAAACATTGGTGATGTTCCTCCTCACTGGATCTCTGATACAAG GTGTTTTGTGTAGCTACAAAATCAATCTCCCAAACAGAGTAGAAGCTCTAAAAGGATCCTGTGTTTTTATACCCTGCACATTTGATATTGgtcaaaatcttaaaaatgatCTCACTGATAGTGCAAAaagaaaatggtttaaaggcaAAACACTCCAGTTTGACTCCAGCAGCCCCAACAATGGACCGTTAAAAGGAGAAATATTTGGCACTGCTACACAGAAAAACTGCACCACTTGCTTCGATAATATCAGTCAGAGTCATAAAGGGTCATATTACTTCAGACTTGAAGGCAGCGATACATTGCAATATAGCTACAAAGAACCTAAACACTCCCAAGTTCAAATTGTCGTCTTAG AATCTCCACCCAAACCCACACTGAGGGTCTTTAAGGATCAGCAGGAGCTGATGAAGATGATGGAGGTGATTGAGGGAAGTTCAGTGAATCTGCGCTGCTCTACTAAGATCTTCTGTCCATCTCGTCCACCATCTCTCAGATGGAGCTCATCTCTCAATGAGAACGTCACAGAAAAGCAGTATCAGAACCAAACTGAGCTCATCTCTGATCTGAACTTGACTGTTTCTCACCGTCATCATAGAGTCACTTTCACCTGCACTGCAACACACCAGCTACAGCAGCCGATCACAACACAAGAGTCCTGGATGCTACTAGTTCAGT ATGCTCCTAGAAACACATCGGTGACGATAAATCCAGTTGGTTTAGTTCTGGAGGGTCGTTctgtgactctgagctgcagcagtaaTGCAAACCCAGCAGTGAACTACACCTGGTACAGAGACACTAACGGACTCCTGAATCCAGTTCAGACTGGACCAAACCTGACCATTAATGATACAGACTCGACACACAGTGGACAATACTACTGTACAGCTGAGAACAAACGCGGCACACAGAACATATCACTGCTGCTGGACGTCCAGT TTGCACCCAAAATCTCCAGCTCTTGTAGCCGAAACAGCGCAATGGCGTGTGTCTGTGAGGCTCATGGGAATCCCTGCCCTACACTAGAGTGGCGTCTGTCTGGACATGTGCTCTATAACTCTACAGAAACATCCATCAGTGAGGAGACGTTAGGAAGCACAGGAGTGAAGGGTGTCCTGACCACCCATAGGTCCCTCAAGGACACGGACATCCTGCAGTGTTTCAGCGCAAACATTTACGGCAGCGCAAGTCAACAGTTTCAGGCCGTCCCACCGCCAAAAGAGACAA GTTTCCATTATCCATCAGTGCTGCTTGGAGCTGCTGTCATCGCGTCAGTAATGATGAGCGTGTGCATCATGAAGCTCTGCTATGAACG aaaaaggaaagaaaaacctTCAGAAACCACATCTGGACTCATTCTGACTCATACA ACCGTTGCTCTGGATAATGATGGTCAGTTTGTTGATGTCAATAATGGCATGCCGTCATCCACTGCACTGAGTGCACCAGAATCTCTTCATTATTCCTCCATCAACTTCATAAACACTGAACCGCCATCAGGGGAGATCAGGGGCATCGCCTCGCTGACCAGTGAATACGCTGCGGTCCAAGACCATCCTGCTGGAGCCGCAGAAAACAACAACTCAACATCTGAGGCAGagcccaaaaaacaaaaaatgacagcAGAGATCACAGACACGCCATCAGAAGACGTGATTTATGAAAACACGAGCCATCGCTACAGGCAGAAGGAACCGCTGGTCAGTGCAGACTGCAGATGA